In Torulaspora delbrueckii CBS 1146 chromosome 1, complete genome, one genomic interval encodes:
- the MSO1 gene encoding Mso1p (similar to Saccharomyces cerevisiae MSO1 (YNR049C); ancestral locus Anc_6.375), giving the protein MSSTSEHSSGGLWHKFRSSTKSLSSSLSNLSMKTESDGDTPTSTVVHKSLVKFYKHQEPFTGFPGWLGHKEDLPNEQKILKKQNHVSSNPIAGGLNHMRKSSLDKMNRKSVSPSPFNEPEQLSSAGMAFHSIYSSETTTVRTSNTAALQGQAQHGRPDVLGRSDLQDQSQAPTTVTKNSSMMMRERLKRQNTKNSINIGRN; this is encoded by the coding sequence ATGAGCTCAACATCTGAACACAGTTCTGGCGGATTATGGCATAAATTTCGATCCTCTACCAAGTCGCTTTCCTCCTCATTGTCGAACCTCTCTATGAAGACTGAAAGTGATGGTGACACCCCAACTAGTACAGTGGTTCATAAATCACTAGTGAAGTTTTATAAACATCAAGAACCATTTACAGGTTTTCCAGGTTGGCTTGGTCATAAGGAAGACCTCCCCAATGAGCAaaagattttaaagaaacAGAACCATGTGAGCTCTAACCCTATCGCTGGTGGGCTCAATCATATGCGCAAGTCTTCTCTGGATAAGATGAATCGGAAAAGTGTGAGCCCGTCTCCTTTCAATGAACCAGAACAGCTTTCAAGCGCTGGTATGGCGTTCCATAGCATCTATTCAAGCGAGACGACAACGGTACGAACGTCAAACACCGCAGCATTACAAGGTCAAGCACAGCATGGCAGGCCGGATGTGCTTGGAAGGTCTGATCTGCAGGATCAGAGTCAAGCGCCTACGACAGTAACcaagaattcatcaatgatgatgcgtgagagattgaaaagacagAATACTAAGAACTCTATCAATATTGGACGCAATTGA
- the TDEL0A07890 gene encoding CDC50/LEM3 family protein (similar to Saccharomyces cerevisiae CDC50 (YCR094W) and YNR048W; ancestral locus Anc_6.374), which yields MALFFRRKKVILDDSDPNGQRKKSRKPPNTAFRQQRLKAWQPILSPQSVLPLLIFVACIFAPIGIGLIVSATNVQDLVIDYSDCHKDANTNDFTEIPSKFVHYHFKKPVHVKPRWKLEEDESDTTTCQIEFQVPNRIKQSVYLYYKLTNFYQNHRKYVESLDISQLKGQAIDADQLDSSCDPLRESDGRAIYPCGLIANSMFNDTFSTSLKGSDGTEDYQLTNKGIAWGVDAQRFKKTSYNASQIVPPPNWAKRFPDGYTDENIPDIGSWDEFHVWMRTAALPKFYKLALKNESGELPNGTYTMNIGLNYPVSIFGGSKSIVVTTSSVIGGRNMSLGVLYCIVAGISALFAIIFLVKVIIQPRTMGDHSYLNFESNMENQGDQESNANVPLREIL from the coding sequence ATGGCGCTATTCTTTAGAAGGAAGAAGGTCATTTTGGATGACTCTGACCCTAATGGTCAGAGGAAAAAGTCTAGGAAGCCACCAAATACAGCGTTCAGACAACAAAGATTAAAAGCCTGGCAACCTATCCTATCACCGCAGAGTGTGCTTCCTTTGCTGATCTTTGTTGCGTGCATTTTTGCACCAATTGGTATAGGGCTGATTGTTAGTGCTACGAATGTTCAAGACCTGGTTATCGACTACAGTGATTGTCACAAGGATGCTAACACTAACGACTTCACAGAGATACCATCGAAATTCGTTCATTATCATTTCAAAAAACCTGTGCATGTGAAGCCAAGATGgaagcttgaagaagatgaatcagATACCACAACATGCCAGATAGAATTCCAAGTCCCCAACAGAATCAAACAATCGGTTTATCTTTACTATAAGCTAACCAACTTTTATCAAAACCATCGTAAATACGTTGAATCATTGGATATTTCTCAATTGAAAGGACAGGCCATTGATGCGGACCAGCTGGATAGCAGCTGCGACCCGCTAAGAGAGTCTGACGGTAGAGCGATTTATCCGTGTGGTTTGATAGCTAATTCGATGTTCAATGATACTTTTAGTACATCATTGAAGGGTAGTGATGGTACTGAAGATTATCAGCTTACGAATAAGGGCATAGCATGGGGGGTTGATGCTCAACGGTTTAAGAAAACTTCTTACAACGCTTCTCAGATTGTTCCACCACCAAACTGGGCTAAAAGATTCCCTGATGGGTACACTGACGAAAACATCCCAGATATTGGCTCATGGGATGAGTTTCATGTGTGGATGAGAACCGCAGCTCTTCCCAAATTTTACAAATTGGCTTTAAAGAATGAGAGCGGAGAGCTTCCTAACGGTACATATACTATGAACATCGGTCTAAATTATCCAGTCTCAATATTTGGGGGATCCAAGTCAATCGTTGTTACAACAAGTAGCGTTATCGGAGGAAGAAACATGTCACTTGGTGTGCTTTACTGCATAGTTGCAGGAATATCGGCATTATTTGCAATAATATTTTTGGTAAAGGTTATAATACAGCCAAGGACCATGGGAGATCACTCTTatttgaactttgaaagtaaTATGGAGAATCAAGGCGACCAGGAGAGTAACGCAAACGTCCCGCTTCGAGAAATTCTGTAG
- the LYS9 gene encoding saccharopine dehydrogenase (NADP+, L-glutamate-forming) (similar to Saccharomyces cerevisiae LYS9 (YNR050C); ancestral locus Anc_6.376): protein MVKNVLLLGSGFVAQPVVDSLSAVEDINVTVACRTVTKAQELAKKSGSDAISLDVTDDAQLDAALEKHDLVISLIPYTYHPNVVRSAIRLKKDVVTSSYISPALRELEPKIKEAGITVMNEIGLDPGIDHLYAVKTIDEVHKAGGKIKSFLSYCGGLPAPEDSDNPLGYKFSWSSRGVLLALRNSAKYWKDGKIETVSSEDLMASARPYFIYPGYAFVCYPNRDSTLFKELYHIPEADTVIRGTLRYQGFPEFVKVLVDIGFLKDEESEIFSKPLPWKEALQKFLGTSSSSKADLVKAIDSKTSWKSDEDRERILSGFSWLGFFSDSLTVPKGNALDTLCGRLEELMQYEEGERDMVALQHKFGIEWADGTTEIRTATLIDYGKVGGYSSMAATVGYPVAIATKFILEGKLKGPGLLAPYSPEINDPIMKELKDKYGIYLKEKTIG, encoded by the coding sequence ATGGTGAAAAACGTTCTATTGTTAGGTTCCGGCTTCGTTGCTCAGCCTGTCGTTGACAGTTTATCTGCCGTTGAAGACATTAATGTCACAGTTGCTTGTAGAACTGTAACCAAGGCTCAAGAATTGGCCAAAAAATCTGGTTCCGACGCTATTTCCTTGGATGTTACTGATGACGCTCAGTTGGATGCAGCTTTGGAGAAACATGATCTTGTTATTTCATTGATTCCATACACTTACCATCCAAACGTGGTAAGAAGTGCTATcagattgaagaaagatgtGGTCACTTCCTCTTACATTTCTCCAGCTCTAAGGGAGCTAGAACccaagatcaaagaggCTGGCATCACGGTCATGAACGAGATTGGTTTAGATCCAGGTATCGACCACTTGTACGCTGTCAAGactattgatgaagttcaCAAGGCCGGTGGTAAAATAAAATCTTTCCTTTCCTACTGTGGTGGTCTTCCAGCACCTGAGGATTCTGACAATCCTTTGGGTTACAAATTCTCTTGGTCTTCTAGAGGTGTTCTATTGGCATTGAGAAACTCTGCCAAATATTGGAAAGATGGTAAGATTGAAACTGTCTCTTCCGAAGATCTAATGGCTTCTGCTAGGCCATACTTCATCTATCCAGGTTACGCATTCGTGTGTTACCCAAACAGAGACTCTACTCTATTTAAGGAACTTTACCATATCCCAGAGGCTGACACTGTCATTAGAGGTACTCTTAGATATCAAGGCTTCCCAGAATTTGTCAAAGTTTTGGTTGACATTGGCTTCTTGAAAGACGAGGAAAGCGAGATCTTCAGCAAGCCACTACCATGGAAGGAGGCGCTACAAAAGTTTTTGGGaacctcttcttcttccaaggcTGACTTAGTCAAGGCTATCGACTCAAAGacttcttggaaatctgACGAAGacagagaaagaattctTTCTGGTTTCTCATGGTTGGGATTCTTCTCCGATTCTTTGACCGTGCCAAAGGGCAACGCTCTAGACACTCTATGTGGTCGTCTAGAAGAATTGATGCAatatgaagaaggtgaaCGTGATATGGTCGCTTTGCAACACAAGTTCGGTATTGAATGGGCCGATGGGACCACCGAAATAAGGACCGCTACCTTGATCGACTACGGTAAGGTTGGTGGTTACAGCTCTATGGCTGCTACTGTCGGTTACCCAGTTGCCATTGCAACCAAGTTCATCCTAGAAGGTAAGCTAAAGGGCCCTGGTTTGCTAGCACCTTACTCACCTGAAATTAATGACCCaataatgaaagaattgaaggacAAGTACGGCAtctatttgaaagaaaaaactATTGGTTAA